A single Kribbella aluminosa DNA region contains:
- a CDS encoding DUF948 domain-containing protein, which produces MSVGEVAGLIAACALLILVGLLAYPILKLGKVFDETRIMVKGVSDSSVPLLGEVTTTVATTNAQLAKVDTITDNATTVTTNAAALMSLFSATAGGPLVKAAAFTYGVRRALGEQQRKDVTKRVKEEMKAERKARKR; this is translated from the coding sequence GAAGTCGCGGGGCTGATAGCCGCCTGCGCGCTGCTCATCTTGGTGGGCCTGCTGGCCTATCCGATCCTGAAGCTCGGCAAGGTGTTCGACGAGACCCGGATCATGGTGAAGGGCGTCTCCGACTCCAGTGTCCCGCTGCTCGGCGAGGTGACCACCACGGTGGCCACGACCAACGCCCAGCTGGCGAAGGTGGACACGATCACCGACAACGCGACCACGGTGACCACCAATGCGGCCGCGCTGATGTCGCTGTTCTCGGCCACCGCCGGCGGTCCGCTGGTGAAGGCGGCCGCGTTCACGTACGGCGTCCGCCGGGCGCTCGGCGAGCAGCAGCGCAAGGATGTCACCAAGCGCGTCAAGGAAGAGATGAAGGCCGAGCGGAAGGCGCGGAAGCGGTGA
- a CDS encoding DUF6167 family protein, translating into MKRIFWLIIGIAVGVYAVTRLKKKAQILAPESVQESAAKLAAAVRHFGDQVREGMAERETELRDALGIENTNDREDYR; encoded by the coding sequence GTGAAGCGGATCTTCTGGCTGATCATCGGGATCGCCGTCGGCGTGTACGCCGTCACCAGGCTGAAGAAGAAGGCTCAGATCCTCGCTCCGGAGAGTGTCCAGGAGTCCGCGGCCAAGCTGGCCGCCGCGGTCCGGCACTTCGGCGACCAGGTCCGCGAGGGCATGGCCGAGCGGGAGACCGAGCTGCGCGACGCGCTCGGCATCGAGAACACCAACGATCGTGAGGACTACCGGTAA
- the alaS gene encoding alanine--tRNA ligase — translation METSEIRRRFLQYFEDRGHTVVPSAPLPSPDPNLLFNVAGMAQFVPYFVGQQTPPFARATSVQKCVRTLDIEEVGKTTRHGTFFQMNGNFSFGDYFKEDAVKFAWELVTKPQNEGGYGFDESVLYASVYYEDDEAIDIWKRVAGLPDDRIVRLGMKDNFWSMGIPGPCGPCSEILIDRGPEFGADRDWEAGDRYLEFWNLVFMQNVRGEGGGKDGYPILGELPKKNIDTGLGLERVAYLLQGVDNMYEIDEIYPVIEKASELSGRKYGAEQVDDVRFRVIADHVRSALMLIGDGVTPGNEQGGYVLRRLLRRAIRSMRLLGYEDPSLVELLPVSLEQMKKSYPELVTDFGRISQIAYAEEEAFRRTLTAGTTIFDVAVKETKAGGAHQLEGSKAFQLHDTYGFPIDLTVEMAAEQGLQVDTEGFKSLMKEQRERAKADARAKKAGHADTSGYRELREKGVTEFTGYQELSTDSQVRGLLRDGAVAPFAEQGETVEVVLEKTPFYAESGGQIADEGLIVGDGLKLNVLDVQRPVKGLIVHRVEVLEGVLRPGTDVHAEVDHDWRISACQAHSGTHVVHAALRQVLGPNALQSGSYNKPGYLRLDFAWSSALDPATRSEIEEVANLAVRKDLPVSAQYMTLPEAREWGALALFGETYDEQVRVVEIGGPWSRELCGGTHVKHSSQVGALTITSESSVGAGVRRIEALVGMEALHYLGKERALVRLLSENLKTRPEELPAKVADLSERLRAAEKELERVRAAQVLQAAAELAGNPKDVFGVQYVGHRAPDGVSGGDLRKLALDVRGRMGNDKPVVVAMLSVNDGKPGVVVALNDTAREWRLKAGDLVRIAAEKLGGRGGGKDDVAQGGGTDAAGADDALSAVEHAIGHQVTG, via the coding sequence ATGGAAACCAGTGAGATCAGGCGGCGGTTCCTGCAGTACTTCGAGGACCGCGGCCACACCGTGGTGCCGAGCGCGCCACTGCCGTCGCCGGACCCGAACCTGCTGTTCAACGTGGCCGGTATGGCCCAGTTCGTGCCGTACTTCGTCGGCCAGCAGACGCCGCCGTTCGCGCGCGCGACCAGTGTGCAGAAGTGCGTCCGGACGCTCGACATCGAAGAGGTCGGCAAGACCACTCGGCACGGCACGTTCTTCCAGATGAACGGCAACTTCTCGTTCGGCGACTACTTCAAGGAAGACGCCGTCAAGTTCGCCTGGGAGCTGGTCACCAAGCCGCAGAACGAGGGCGGCTACGGCTTCGACGAGTCCGTCCTCTACGCCTCGGTGTACTACGAGGACGACGAGGCGATCGACATCTGGAAGCGGGTCGCTGGGCTGCCGGACGACCGGATCGTCCGGCTCGGCATGAAGGACAACTTCTGGTCGATGGGCATCCCGGGCCCCTGCGGCCCGTGCTCGGAGATCCTGATCGACCGCGGCCCGGAGTTCGGCGCCGACCGGGACTGGGAGGCGGGCGACCGCTACCTGGAGTTCTGGAACCTGGTCTTCATGCAGAACGTCCGCGGTGAGGGCGGCGGCAAGGACGGCTACCCGATCCTCGGCGAGCTGCCGAAGAAGAACATCGACACCGGCCTCGGCCTGGAGCGGGTGGCGTACCTGCTGCAGGGCGTCGACAACATGTACGAGATCGACGAGATCTACCCGGTGATCGAGAAGGCGTCCGAGCTGAGCGGCCGCAAGTACGGCGCCGAGCAGGTCGACGACGTCCGCTTCCGGGTGATCGCGGACCACGTCCGGAGCGCGCTGATGCTGATCGGCGACGGTGTCACGCCGGGCAACGAGCAGGGCGGGTATGTACTGCGCCGGCTGCTCCGCCGCGCGATCCGGTCGATGCGGCTGCTCGGGTACGAGGACCCCAGCCTGGTCGAGCTGCTCCCGGTGAGCCTGGAGCAGATGAAGAAGTCGTACCCGGAGCTGGTCACCGACTTCGGCCGGATCAGCCAGATCGCGTACGCCGAGGAGGAGGCGTTCCGCCGGACGCTGACCGCCGGTACGACGATCTTCGACGTCGCGGTCAAGGAGACCAAGGCCGGCGGGGCGCACCAGCTGGAGGGCTCGAAGGCGTTCCAGCTGCACGACACGTACGGCTTCCCGATCGACCTGACCGTCGAGATGGCGGCCGAGCAGGGCCTGCAGGTCGACACCGAGGGTTTCAAGAGCCTGATGAAGGAGCAGCGCGAGCGGGCCAAGGCCGACGCGCGCGCCAAGAAGGCCGGTCACGCGGACACCTCGGGCTACCGGGAGCTCCGCGAGAAGGGCGTCACCGAGTTCACCGGCTACCAGGAGCTGTCGACGGACTCGCAGGTCCGCGGCCTGCTCCGGGACGGTGCGGTGGCGCCGTTCGCCGAGCAGGGCGAGACCGTCGAGGTGGTGCTCGAGAAGACCCCGTTCTACGCCGAGTCCGGCGGTCAGATCGCGGACGAGGGGCTGATCGTCGGCGACGGCCTGAAGCTCAACGTGCTGGACGTGCAGCGGCCGGTGAAGGGCCTGATCGTGCACCGGGTCGAGGTCCTCGAGGGCGTGCTGCGTCCCGGGACCGACGTGCACGCCGAGGTCGACCACGACTGGCGGATCTCGGCCTGCCAGGCGCACTCCGGTACGCACGTCGTGCACGCCGCGCTCCGCCAGGTGCTCGGCCCGAACGCGTTGCAGAGCGGTTCGTACAACAAGCCCGGCTACCTGCGGCTCGACTTCGCCTGGTCCTCGGCGCTCGACCCGGCCACCCGGTCGGAGATCGAGGAGGTCGCGAACCTCGCGGTCCGCAAGGACCTGCCGGTGTCCGCGCAGTACATGACGTTGCCGGAGGCCCGCGAGTGGGGCGCGCTGGCGCTGTTCGGCGAGACGTACGACGAGCAGGTCCGGGTCGTCGAGATCGGCGGCCCGTGGTCACGTGAGCTCTGCGGTGGTACGCACGTGAAGCACTCGTCGCAGGTCGGCGCGCTGACCATCACCAGTGAGTCCTCGGTCGGCGCCGGCGTTCGGCGGATCGAGGCACTCGTCGGCATGGAGGCGCTGCACTACCTCGGCAAGGAGCGGGCACTGGTCCGGCTGCTCAGCGAGAACCTGAAGACTCGGCCGGAGGAGCTGCCGGCGAAGGTCGCCGACCTGTCGGAGCGGCTGCGGGCCGCCGAGAAGGAGCTCGAGCGGGTGCGCGCCGCGCAGGTGCTGCAGGCCGCCGCCGAGCTGGCGGGCAACCCGAAGGACGTCTTCGGCGTCCAGTACGTCGGCCACCGGGCGCCGGACGGCGTGAGCGGCGGGGACCTGCGCAAGCTGGCCCTCGATGTCCGCGGCCGGATGGGGAACGACAAACCGGTCGTGGTCGCGATGCTGAGTGTGAACGACGGCAAGCCCGGTGTGGTGGTCGCGCTGAACGACACCGCCCGCGAGTGGCGGCTGAAGGCCGGCGACCTGGTCCGGATCGCGGCCGAGAAGCTCGGCGGCCGGGGCGGGGGCAAGGACGACGTCGCGCAGGGTGGCGGCACGGACGCCGCCGGTGCCGACGACGCGCTGAGCGCCGTCGAGCACGCCATCGGGCACCAGGTCACGGGCTAG
- the ruvX gene encoding Holliday junction resolvase RuvX: MRRGVRIALDIGDARIGVASSDPHGILATPVETVRRGPGDLGRIAELAAELEAFEIVVGLPRSLSGGEGPAAVKIRETAEQVLDKVHETNTGTTVRLVDERFTTVTAERMLRERGKKGSKRRAVVDQAAAVVILQHALDFERETGNPPGRPL, encoded by the coding sequence ATGAGACGCGGCGTGCGGATCGCGCTGGACATCGGAGACGCCCGGATCGGCGTCGCCAGCAGCGATCCGCACGGCATCCTGGCCACGCCTGTGGAGACGGTCCGACGTGGACCGGGCGATCTGGGTAGGATCGCGGAACTCGCCGCCGAACTGGAGGCGTTCGAGATCGTGGTCGGGCTGCCGCGTTCCCTGTCCGGGGGCGAGGGGCCGGCCGCGGTGAAGATCCGGGAGACGGCGGAGCAGGTGCTGGACAAGGTGCACGAGACGAACACGGGGACGACGGTGCGGCTGGTCGACGAGCGGTTCACCACGGTCACCGCCGAGCGGATGTTGCGGGAACGGGGAAAGAAGGGCAGCAAACGGCGGGCTGTGGTCGACCAGGCCGCGGCGGTCGTTATTCTCCAGCACGCGCTCGACTTCGAGCGCGAGACCGGCAACCCACCCGGGAGGCCCCTGTGA